The following proteins come from a genomic window of Nakamurella alba:
- a CDS encoding ABC transporter substrate-binding protein produces MNPTHHRRRQLRSVGTITAGAALAAVLAACGSTAGATAQNAGAGTSSGSSAAAGQPVSGGTLTLALDGDPTCIDPAQTSLTNTLSLGAQFTDTLVDQDFETGEIVPALAEKWEISDDATEFTFHLRDGVTFSDGTPLDAAAVKANFDGIIDLGAASFLGSSYLADYVGTDVVDDSTAKVTFKTPNVPFLQAAATATLGILSPATNKLTADERCQGELVGSGPFVLSKYDLTSQVVLTRRAGYAWPSAAAEHQGEAYVETVVLPIVKETGVRAGGLQSAEFDGIFQPAVQDQDALEQAGFTLTSRANPGNVQSLFANTFRPLVAEEAVRQAFQKAIDRDEFNATLFNARYAVPSSVLSPTTPGYTDLSADLVYDPEGAKALLDGAGWTVGADGIREKDGTKLVLKLLSSEATKSAAELTQNQLKEVGIGVEIEIPESSQSFKVRSAGDWDYTFSGLTRADPDTLRRDFWSGGQPNSAAHLTESPLDDKILAQKAEVDTEKRWAIVAEIQKEIITQGYDIPYGSQLQIYATRDGVQGLRLDASSRLRLYDTWVQASS; encoded by the coding sequence GTGAACCCCACGCACCACCGACGGCGGCAGCTCCGATCCGTCGGCACGATCACCGCAGGCGCAGCCCTGGCCGCCGTGCTCGCCGCCTGCGGCAGCACCGCCGGTGCCACCGCCCAGAACGCCGGTGCCGGAACGAGTTCCGGCTCGTCGGCGGCCGCCGGGCAACCGGTCTCCGGTGGGACGCTGACCCTCGCCCTCGACGGCGATCCGACCTGCATCGACCCTGCCCAGACGTCGCTGACCAACACGCTCTCGCTCGGCGCCCAGTTCACCGACACCCTCGTGGACCAGGACTTCGAGACCGGGGAGATCGTGCCCGCGCTCGCCGAGAAGTGGGAGATCAGCGACGACGCCACGGAGTTCACCTTCCATCTGCGAGACGGCGTGACCTTCAGTGACGGCACCCCGCTGGACGCCGCCGCGGTCAAGGCGAACTTCGACGGCATCATCGATCTCGGCGCCGCGTCGTTCCTCGGCTCCAGCTACCTGGCGGACTATGTCGGCACCGATGTGGTCGACGACAGCACCGCGAAGGTCACCTTCAAGACCCCGAACGTGCCGTTCCTGCAGGCCGCGGCCACCGCGACGCTGGGCATCCTGTCGCCCGCCACCAACAAGCTGACCGCCGACGAGCGGTGCCAGGGCGAGCTCGTCGGGTCCGGACCGTTCGTGCTGTCGAAGTACGATCTGACCTCCCAGGTGGTGCTGACCCGGCGCGCCGGCTACGCCTGGCCGTCCGCGGCCGCCGAGCACCAGGGCGAGGCCTATGTCGAGACCGTCGTACTGCCGATCGTCAAGGAGACCGGTGTGCGCGCCGGCGGACTGCAGTCCGCCGAGTTCGACGGCATCTTCCAGCCCGCGGTGCAGGACCAGGACGCGCTCGAGCAGGCCGGGTTCACCCTGACCTCCCGTGCGAACCCAGGGAACGTGCAGTCGTTGTTCGCCAACACTTTCCGCCCGCTCGTCGCCGAAGAGGCTGTGCGCCAGGCATTCCAGAAGGCGATCGATCGGGACGAGTTCAACGCCACCCTTTTCAACGCGCGGTACGCCGTTCCCTCCAGCGTCCTCTCGCCGACCACTCCCGGGTACACCGACCTGAGTGCCGACCTGGTGTACGACCCCGAGGGTGCCAAGGCCCTGCTGGACGGAGCCGGCTGGACGGTCGGTGCCGACGGCATCCGGGAGAAGGACGGGACGAAGCTGGTGCTCAAGCTGCTGTCCAGCGAGGCCACCAAGTCTGCGGCCGAGCTGACCCAGAACCAGCTCAAGGAGGTCGGCATCGGGGTCGAGATCGAGATCCCGGAGTCCTCGCAGTCGTTCAAGGTCCGCTCGGCCGGCGACTGGGACTACACGTTCTCCGGCCTGACCCGGGCGGATCCGGACACACTGCGCCGTGACTTCTGGTCCGGCGGGCAGCCGAACAGCGCGGCCCACCTGACCGAGAGCCCGCTGGACGACAAGATCCTCGCGCAGAAGGCCGAGGTGGACACCGAGAAGCGTTGGGCGATCGTGGCGGAGATCCAGAAGGAGATCATCACCCAGGGCTACGACATCCCCTACGGCTCGCAGCTGCAGATCTACGCCACTCGGGACGGGGTTCAGGGGCTACGGCTCGACGCGTCCTCGCGGCTGCGGCTCTACGACACCTGGGTCCAGGCCTCCTCCTGA
- a CDS encoding LLM class flavin-dependent oxidoreductase, giving the protein MKPQGRTLHFGVSAGGAGLHKGAWRRPDSRADDYPGWQPLLEVARTAERGKFDAFFLADGVAVDRNALAASAPFGSLEPLVFLAAASQVTTHIGLIGTASTTFSLPYTLARQLATLDHVSGGRAGWNLVTSSAGAQNYGDQPLPNHSDRYRRGDEFVTVLKALWDSWDPESVVVDRASGRFADPHLVRPVDHHGEFYDVAGPLNVPRSPQGRPLIVQAGSSDEGQGVAARHADAVFTAQRELGPAQEFYAGLRKQVAAAGRHPDEIKVLPGLVPIVGDTEQEARQIQADLLALADSDAGLAILSGQLGGVDLTGLSLDETVPPELLPEVDEVQGRRSRFAVYRELALERRWTVRQMMHLEVATNGHLSLIGSAEQIADQIGTWFVERAVDGFNVIPPYSPRGFGRFVDEVIPILQERGLFRQEYETSTLREHLGLVPLPGLRRRQLAVAR; this is encoded by the coding sequence ATGAAGCCACAGGGACGCACGCTGCACTTCGGTGTCAGCGCGGGCGGGGCCGGCCTGCACAAGGGCGCCTGGCGGCGGCCGGACAGCCGGGCCGACGACTACCCGGGCTGGCAGCCGCTGCTGGAGGTGGCCCGGACCGCGGAGCGCGGGAAGTTCGACGCGTTCTTCCTCGCCGACGGCGTGGCGGTGGACCGCAACGCGCTGGCGGCGAGTGCGCCTTTCGGCTCCCTGGAACCGCTGGTGTTCCTGGCCGCGGCGTCGCAGGTGACCACGCACATCGGCCTGATCGGCACGGCGTCGACGACCTTCAGTCTGCCGTACACCCTGGCCCGCCAGCTCGCCACCCTGGACCACGTCAGCGGCGGCCGGGCGGGATGGAACCTGGTCACCTCCAGTGCCGGTGCGCAGAACTACGGCGACCAGCCGCTGCCGAACCACTCCGACCGGTACCGCCGGGGCGACGAGTTCGTCACGGTGCTGAAGGCCCTCTGGGACAGCTGGGACCCGGAGTCGGTGGTGGTGGACCGGGCGTCGGGGCGGTTCGCCGACCCGCACCTGGTACGGCCGGTCGACCACCACGGCGAGTTCTACGATGTCGCCGGCCCGCTGAACGTGCCGCGCAGCCCCCAGGGGCGGCCGTTGATCGTGCAGGCCGGATCCTCGGACGAGGGACAGGGGGTGGCCGCCCGGCATGCCGATGCGGTCTTCACCGCGCAGCGGGAGCTCGGTCCCGCGCAGGAGTTCTACGCCGGCCTGCGGAAGCAGGTGGCGGCCGCCGGGCGGCACCCGGACGAGATCAAGGTGCTGCCCGGCCTGGTGCCGATCGTCGGCGACACCGAGCAGGAGGCCCGGCAGATCCAGGCAGACCTGCTCGCACTCGCCGACAGCGATGCCGGGCTGGCCATCCTGTCCGGTCAGCTGGGCGGTGTCGACCTGACCGGGCTCTCCCTGGACGAGACCGTGCCTCCGGAGCTCCTGCCCGAGGTCGACGAGGTGCAGGGCCGCCGCAGCCGGTTCGCGGTCTACCGCGAGCTGGCGCTGGAACGCCGCTGGACGGTGCGGCAGATGATGCACCTGGAGGTCGCCACCAACGGCCACCTCTCGCTGATCGGCAGCGCCGAGCAGATCGCCGATCAGATCGGAACCTGGTTCGTGGAGCGGGCGGTCGACGGTTTCAACGTCATCCCGCCGTACTCCCCGCGCGGCTTCGGACGCTTCGTGGACGAGGTGATCCCGATCCTGCAGGAGCGCGGGCTGTTCCGGCAGGAGTACGAGACCAGCACCCTGCGCGAACATCTCGGCCTGGTGCCGCTGCCCGGACTACGGCGTCGCCAGTTGGCGGTGGCACGATGA
- a CDS encoding NtaA/DmoA family FMN-dependent monooxygenase (This protein belongs to a clade of FMN-dependent monooxygenases, within a broader family of flavin-dependent oxidoreductases, the luciferase-like monooxygenase (LMM) family, some of whose members use coenzyme F420 rather than FMN.), translating into MTRRLLLNAVLRGQTGGHTAAWRTTSADVRDVTTLDYWVDLGRTLERGRFDTLFLADALSLTPDPDMSLLWPLDPLILITAIAAHTEHLGVVATHSTTFSEPYTVARQLASIDHLSRGRAGWNVVTSTSQAAADNYGRELPEHDLRYRMADDYLQAVKKLWVAWGPDAVVADRSADRLLDRDAIRQVRHHGDFVSVRGPLTMPRSPQTVPLLAQAGGSPSGIDLAGRHADIVYTRQIDLDGARRYRAAVRDAAVRYGREPDDVRVLPGFVPVVGENRQDAENRLRDLQALNSLQRRVPQLEVRLQADLGGVDLDDRFPAERIGAEDEMADSLRELPGPSLRQVLHRVYGPETESSGHRTVVGSPAEIAEDIEIWFRAGALDGLSVHPMVLPDGLQDFVDRVVPLLQERGLVQGEYAAGTLRDKLQLPVPTVPTYGFTPVWDDLGRVPDVAVTTATGVA; encoded by the coding sequence ATGACCCGGCGCCTGCTGCTCAATGCCGTGCTCCGGGGGCAGACCGGCGGGCACACCGCCGCCTGGCGGACGACGTCGGCCGACGTCCGGGACGTGACCACCCTGGACTACTGGGTCGATCTCGGCCGGACCCTGGAACGAGGGCGCTTCGACACCCTCTTCCTCGCCGATGCCCTGTCGTTGACCCCGGACCCGGACATGTCGTTGCTGTGGCCCCTCGACCCACTCATCCTGATCACCGCGATCGCGGCGCACACGGAGCACCTGGGCGTGGTGGCGACCCATTCGACGACCTTCAGCGAGCCCTACACGGTGGCCCGGCAGCTCGCGTCCATCGACCATCTGAGTCGTGGCCGGGCCGGCTGGAACGTCGTCACCAGCACCTCGCAGGCGGCGGCGGACAACTACGGACGCGAGCTGCCCGAGCACGACCTGCGCTACCGGATGGCGGACGACTACCTGCAGGCCGTCAAGAAACTCTGGGTGGCCTGGGGGCCGGATGCGGTGGTCGCCGACCGCAGCGCCGACCGGCTGCTGGACCGGGACGCCATCCGGCAGGTCCGGCACCACGGCGATTTCGTCTCGGTCCGCGGACCGTTGACCATGCCGCGCAGCCCGCAGACCGTTCCGCTGCTCGCGCAGGCCGGTGGGTCCCCGTCCGGGATCGATCTGGCCGGGCGCCATGCCGACATCGTCTACACCCGGCAGATCGACCTGGACGGCGCGCGGCGTTATCGTGCAGCGGTCCGTGACGCGGCGGTCAGGTACGGCCGGGAGCCCGATGACGTCCGGGTGCTGCCCGGGTTCGTGCCCGTGGTGGGGGAGAACCGGCAGGATGCGGAGAACCGACTCCGGGACCTGCAGGCGCTGAACTCGTTGCAGCGCCGCGTCCCCCAGCTGGAGGTGCGGCTGCAGGCGGACCTCGGCGGCGTCGACCTCGACGACCGCTTCCCGGCGGAGCGCATCGGTGCCGAGGACGAGATGGCCGATTCGTTGCGCGAACTCCCCGGGCCGAGCCTGCGTCAGGTGCTGCATCGTGTGTACGGCCCGGAGACCGAGAGCTCAGGGCACCGAACGGTGGTCGGCAGCCCGGCGGAGATCGCCGAGGACATCGAGATCTGGTTCCGGGCCGGTGCTCTGGACGGACTCAGCGTCCATCCGATGGTGCTGCCGGACGGCCTGCAGGACTTCGTCGACCGAGTGGTGCCGTTGCTGCAGGAGCGTGGTCTGGTGCAGGGCGAGTACGCCGCCGGCACCCTGCGGGACAAGTTGCAGCTTCCGGTTCCGACCGTCCCTACATACGGTTTCACCCCGGTGTGGGACGACCTCGGCCGGGTACCGGATGTCGCCGTCACCACCGCGACGGGAGTGGCGTGA
- a CDS encoding NtaA/DmoA family FMN-dependent monooxygenase (This protein belongs to a clade of FMN-dependent monooxygenases, within a broader family of flavin-dependent oxidoreductases, the luciferase-like monooxygenase (LMM) family, some of whose members use coenzyme F420 rather than FMN.), translating into MTGQTGRSGLALGIMLGAGTPVHGSGREPLAGFVDDARAAEEAGLDFLLVADNYEFRASRTTGTAPPSPPLEPLTLLSALSRETKRIGLVATISTTFTHPFQTARHLASMDHVSGGRAGWNIVTSAGGEEKFGTSLPAHDDRYRRAAEYVGLVTELWDCWADDALTAGTPPTFRPDRIREVAHDGEFFSVHGALSFPRSPQGHPVLVQAGSSPAGRALASRFAEVVFTPQPTEDGSREMREDLRRGAVAAGRAADDIRLTPGVRPIIGRTHAEAVALADELDEAVDVVRGRAMIEAMMGHIDLSGHDLADPFPVHLLPEAEQVKGRRTRFERLREVALAPGATVLSVLRAEARSGGNWVVPGTVEQVADELAGRFRRGAVDGYILLDGRGDAGLIDHLPDLVAALRDRGVVRGPGAGSTLRERLELPARPNLVRSA; encoded by the coding sequence GTGACCGGGCAAACCGGCAGGTCCGGTCTCGCCCTGGGCATCATGCTCGGGGCCGGAACGCCGGTCCACGGCAGCGGTCGTGAACCCCTGGCCGGCTTCGTCGACGACGCCCGGGCCGCGGAGGAGGCCGGTCTGGACTTCCTGCTGGTGGCCGACAACTACGAGTTCCGGGCGTCCCGCACCACAGGCACGGCACCGCCTTCCCCGCCCCTGGAACCGCTGACGCTGCTGTCCGCCCTGTCCCGCGAAACGAAGCGGATCGGCCTGGTCGCGACGATCTCGACGACCTTCACCCACCCGTTCCAGACGGCCCGGCACCTCGCCTCGATGGACCACGTGTCCGGCGGCCGGGCCGGATGGAACATCGTGACCTCGGCCGGGGGTGAGGAGAAGTTCGGGACATCCCTGCCCGCACACGACGACCGGTACCGGCGGGCAGCGGAGTACGTCGGTCTGGTCACCGAACTCTGGGACTGCTGGGCGGACGATGCCCTCACCGCGGGAACACCACCCACCTTCCGGCCGGACCGGATCCGTGAGGTGGCCCACGACGGGGAGTTCTTCTCCGTGCACGGCGCGCTGAGCTTCCCGCGCTCGCCGCAAGGACATCCGGTGCTGGTGCAGGCCGGATCGTCCCCGGCCGGGCGTGCTCTCGCCTCCCGGTTCGCCGAGGTCGTCTTCACCCCGCAGCCCACCGAGGACGGATCTCGCGAGATGCGCGAGGACCTGCGGCGTGGCGCGGTCGCGGCGGGCCGTGCCGCGGACGACATCCGGCTGACTCCAGGGGTGCGCCCCATCATCGGCCGGACGCATGCCGAGGCGGTCGCGCTGGCCGACGAGCTGGACGAGGCGGTGGACGTGGTCCGCGGCCGGGCGATGATCGAGGCCATGATGGGTCACATCGACCTCTCCGGTCACGACCTCGCGGATCCTTTCCCGGTGCACCTGCTGCCGGAGGCGGAACAGGTCAAGGGCCGGCGCACACGCTTCGAACGACTGCGCGAAGTGGCGCTGGCACCGGGGGCCACTGTGCTCTCCGTGCTGCGGGCCGAGGCGCGCAGCGGCGGGAACTGGGTGGTGCCGGGCACTGTCGAACAGGTGGCCGACGAACTCGCCGGGCGGTTCCGGCGTGGAGCGGTCGACGGCTACATCCTGCTCGACGGCCGCGGCGACGCCGGCCTGATCGACCATCTGCCCGATCTGGTGGCCGCCCTGCGCGACCGCGGCGTGGTGCGGGGACCGGGCGCCGGATCGACCCTGCGCGAGCGCCTGGAGCTGCCCGCCCGACCCAACCTGGTGCGCAGCGCCTGA
- a CDS encoding pyridoxal-phosphate dependent enzyme: MTRYGSVLDTIGRTPLIRLRRVTEGIDAEVYLKAEQFNPGTSVKDRTALWLVDDAVRSGALGPGGTIVEATSGNTGIGLAQVAAARGYRLVAVISDRISVEKRLTLLAYGAEVVFGTAGVPREDPTSVHSTAVRLAAEIPGAWRADQYDNPANPRAHRERTGPEIWDDTEGRVTHFVAGIGTGGTITGAGGYLREVSGGTVTVIGADPVSSSYGGGDGSPFLVEASGHYRHPDTAEDVWPLSYDTGVVDRIERIGDRQSVLTVRDLARREGILVGGSTGLAVAAALRVARDLPRDAVVVALGPDSGRAYLSKYHSDDWLRTNGFLEDGTGPLVCDAAPADAATFPALDHTSTVGEALLWLADRTGPAAVRLARPTDDLAPALAEILGTVRAEQLLLLPDRSVTLDAVLDQVPPALGVGESAATAVRRLRELGQDHGLVVRDGRFAGLVTVEGLLRAGSAVPVPHRPVAALHLS, encoded by the coding sequence ATGACCCGGTACGGGTCCGTGCTGGACACCATCGGCCGCACCCCGCTGATCCGGCTCCGGCGGGTGACCGAGGGGATCGACGCCGAGGTGTACCTCAAGGCCGAGCAGTTCAACCCGGGCACGTCGGTCAAGGACCGGACGGCGCTGTGGCTGGTCGACGACGCCGTGCGGTCCGGTGCGCTGGGCCCCGGTGGCACCATCGTCGAAGCAACCTCCGGCAACACCGGTATCGGCCTCGCCCAGGTGGCCGCCGCCCGCGGCTACCGGCTCGTCGCCGTCATCTCCGACCGGATCTCGGTCGAGAAACGGCTCACCCTGCTCGCCTACGGGGCCGAGGTGGTGTTCGGCACCGCGGGTGTGCCCCGGGAGGATCCGACCTCCGTGCACTCGACCGCGGTGCGACTGGCCGCGGAGATCCCCGGCGCGTGGCGCGCGGACCAGTACGACAATCCGGCCAACCCGCGGGCGCACCGTGAGCGCACCGGACCCGAGATCTGGGACGACACCGAGGGCAGGGTCACGCATTTCGTCGCCGGCATCGGGACCGGCGGTACCATCACCGGCGCCGGCGGGTACCTGCGGGAGGTCTCCGGCGGGACGGTCACGGTGATCGGGGCCGATCCGGTCAGCTCCTCCTACGGCGGTGGCGACGGGAGCCCGTTCCTGGTCGAGGCGTCCGGCCACTACCGCCATCCGGACACCGCGGAGGATGTCTGGCCGCTGTCGTACGACACCGGCGTGGTGGACCGGATCGAGCGCATCGGTGACCGCCAGTCGGTGCTGACCGTCAGGGATCTCGCACGCCGCGAGGGCATCCTGGTCGGCGGTTCGACCGGCCTCGCCGTCGCCGCCGCCCTGCGGGTGGCCCGCGACCTGCCACGTGACGCCGTGGTGGTCGCACTGGGGCCCGATTCCGGCCGGGCGTACCTGTCCAAGTACCACTCGGACGACTGGTTGCGCACCAACGGTTTCCTGGAGGACGGGACCGGACCTCTGGTGTGCGACGCCGCTCCGGCCGACGCGGCGACGTTCCCCGCACTCGACCACACCTCAACCGTCGGCGAGGCGCTGCTCTGGCTGGCCGACCGGACCGGACCGGCCGCGGTGCGACTCGCCCGACCCACCGATGATCTCGCGCCCGCCCTGGCCGAGATCCTCGGCACGGTCCGTGCGGAACAGCTGTTACTGCTGCCGGATCGCTCCGTCACACTCGACGCCGTCCTGGACCAGGTGCCACCGGCGCTCGGGGTCGGGGAGAGCGCGGCAACCGCGGTGCGCAGGCTGCGGGAGCTGGGTCAGGACCATGGCCTGGTCGTCCGCGACGGGCGCTTCGCCGGCCTCGTCACGGTCGAGGGCCTGCTCCGGGCCGGCAGCGCAGTCCCTGTCCCCCACCGACCGGTCGCCGCCCTGCACCTGTCCTGA
- a CDS encoding NtaA/DmoA family FMN-dependent monooxygenase (This protein belongs to a clade of FMN-dependent monooxygenases, within a broader family of flavin-dependent oxidoreductases, the luciferase-like monooxygenase (LMM) family, some of whose members use coenzyme F420 rather than FMN.), which translates to MSTRKQIILGAYLGGVNHHTAWWDERAGSQIDFSTFEHTARTAERGKFDFFFLAEGLALRERAGQVFDQDIVGRPDTLPVLASIAAVTTHLGLAGTINATFNEPYELARQFASLDHLSGGRAAWNVVTSFDAFTGQNFRRGGFLDRAQRYERAEEFIATVRELWDSWDEGDLVADKETGTFLRRSDAGSFRHAGPQFDIHGRFTVPRSPQGRPVLLQAGVSPQGRDFAAANADAIFSPYGQLPEAADFYRDVKARVVAAGRSADDVKILPSAGFVIGDTAAEAREKYEEVRRGQVTGQTALILLEQVWNRDLSAYDPEGPLPDVEPDADAPQIIQGKAFTFQDRFETVAKWRQVAETKNLNLRELVIDQFERGPFVGTASEIAAQIDDFVQNDGSDGLIIGSHLVPWGLDDFVDQVVPLLQERGSLRADYTGSTLRNNLGLPAVRSTELV; encoded by the coding sequence ATGAGCACACGCAAGCAGATCATCCTGGGCGCCTACCTGGGCGGCGTCAACCACCACACCGCGTGGTGGGACGAGCGGGCCGGCAGCCAGATCGACTTCAGCACCTTCGAGCACACCGCACGCACCGCCGAGCGCGGCAAGTTCGACTTCTTCTTCCTGGCCGAGGGTCTCGCGCTGCGGGAGCGGGCGGGCCAGGTCTTCGACCAGGACATCGTCGGCCGCCCGGACACCCTGCCGGTGCTGGCGTCGATCGCCGCGGTCACCACCCACCTCGGTCTGGCCGGCACCATCAACGCCACCTTCAACGAGCCGTACGAGCTCGCCCGGCAGTTCGCGTCGCTGGACCACCTCTCCGGCGGGCGGGCGGCCTGGAACGTGGTCACCTCGTTCGACGCGTTCACCGGCCAGAACTTCCGGCGCGGCGGGTTCCTGGACCGTGCGCAGCGGTACGAACGGGCCGAGGAGTTCATCGCCACCGTGCGGGAGCTCTGGGACTCCTGGGACGAGGGCGACCTGGTCGCGGACAAGGAGACCGGTACGTTCCTGCGCCGGTCCGACGCCGGCAGCTTCCGGCACGCCGGCCCGCAGTTCGACATCCACGGCCGGTTCACCGTCCCGCGCAGCCCGCAGGGCCGGCCGGTGCTGCTGCAGGCCGGGGTGTCACCGCAGGGTCGCGACTTCGCGGCGGCCAACGCCGACGCGATCTTCTCGCCCTACGGCCAGTTGCCGGAGGCGGCCGACTTCTACCGGGACGTCAAGGCCCGAGTGGTCGCCGCCGGCCGGAGCGCGGACGATGTCAAGATCCTGCCGTCGGCCGGCTTCGTCATCGGCGACACCGCGGCGGAGGCCCGGGAGAAGTACGAGGAGGTGCGCCGCGGTCAGGTCACCGGGCAGACGGCGTTGATCCTCCTGGAGCAGGTCTGGAACCGGGACCTGTCCGCCTACGACCCGGAAGGCCCGCTGCCGGACGTGGAGCCGGACGCGGACGCCCCACAGATCATCCAGGGCAAGGCCTTCACCTTCCAGGATCGCTTCGAGACCGTCGCGAAGTGGCGGCAGGTGGCCGAGACGAAGAACCTGAACCTCCGCGAGCTGGTCATCGATCAGTTCGAGCGCGGTCCGTTCGTCGGTACCGCCTCCGAGATCGCGGCCCAGATTGATGATTTCGTGCAGAACGACGGTTCGGATGGGTTGATCATCGGGTCGCACCTGGTGCCGTGGGGCCTCGACGACTTCGTCGATCAGGTGGTGCCCTTGCTGCAGGAGCGCGGTTCGCTCCGTGCGGACTACACCGGCTCCACCCTCCGGAACAACCTGGGACTGCCCGCGGTGCGGTCCACCGAGTTGGTCTGA
- a CDS encoding LLM class flavin-dependent oxidoreductase, with protein sequence MSTHIHLGLALDGAGWHPAAWREPTSRPAELFSAGYWTDLISTAERGTLDLVTIEDSLTLQYDRVDREDDRTDVVRGRLDALLIAARVAPVTRHIGLVPVVTTTHTEPFHVSKALATLDHTSRGRAGWQVRTGGFGREAAQFGRREIPALDLEALEPGELPAFLVDLFDEAGEAIDVVRRLWDSWEDDAEIRDVEHRRFIDREKVHHIDFVGSGFSVRGPSITPRSPQGQPVISLLAHRRVPYLLAAAHADLVFVTPTDDERARGILAEVGDAVVQARQSPEPLQVWADVVVFLDGPDESGADRLRRLDGRVPLETETLVFAGSAADLADRLQSWNTLGYHGFRLRPGVATDDVPRIADDLVPELRRRGQHRETYPDTNLRGLIGLPTSVPNRYATA encoded by the coding sequence ATGTCCACCCATATCCACCTCGGCCTCGCCCTCGACGGCGCCGGTTGGCATCCCGCCGCGTGGCGTGAGCCGACATCACGTCCGGCAGAACTTTTCTCGGCCGGCTACTGGACGGATCTCATCTCCACCGCGGAACGCGGAACGCTGGATCTGGTCACCATCGAGGACTCACTGACCCTGCAGTACGACCGGGTCGACCGGGAGGACGACCGGACCGACGTGGTGCGCGGCCGGCTGGACGCCCTGCTCATCGCGGCCCGCGTCGCGCCGGTCACCCGGCACATCGGCCTGGTGCCGGTGGTGACCACCACGCACACCGAGCCGTTCCACGTCTCCAAGGCCCTCGCCACCCTCGACCACACCTCCCGGGGCCGGGCGGGATGGCAGGTGCGCACCGGCGGTTTCGGCCGTGAGGCCGCCCAGTTCGGCCGTCGGGAGATCCCGGCGCTGGACCTGGAGGCACTGGAGCCCGGCGAGCTGCCCGCCTTCCTGGTCGACCTGTTCGACGAGGCCGGCGAGGCCATCGACGTGGTCCGCCGGTTGTGGGACAGCTGGGAGGACGACGCCGAGATCCGCGATGTCGAGCACCGCCGCTTCATCGACCGCGAGAAGGTGCACCACATCGATTTCGTGGGCAGCGGGTTCAGCGTCCGGGGACCGTCGATCACCCCCCGGTCGCCGCAGGGCCAGCCGGTGATCAGCCTGCTGGCGCACCGGCGCGTGCCCTACCTGCTGGCCGCGGCGCACGCGGACCTGGTGTTCGTCACCCCGACCGACGACGAGCGCGCCCGCGGGATCCTCGCCGAGGTCGGCGACGCGGTCGTGCAGGCCCGGCAGTCGCCCGAGCCGCTGCAGGTCTGGGCGGACGTAGTGGTGTTCCTCGACGGTCCGGACGAGTCGGGTGCGGACCGGCTGCGGCGCCTGGACGGCCGCGTACCACTGGAGACCGAGACGCTGGTGTTCGCCGGGTCGGCCGCCGACCTGGCCGACCGGTTGCAGAGCTGGAACACACTGGGATATCACGGATTCCGACTTCGACCCGGCGTCGCCACCGATGACGTCCCGCGGATCGCGGACGATCTGGTGCCCGAGCTGCGTCGCCGCGGGCAGCACCGCGAGACCTACCCCGACACCAATCTGCGCGGGCTGATCGGCCTGCCCACCTCCGTGCCCAACCGGTACGCCACCGCCTGA